The genomic segment CTCACCGCGGCTCCAGCCGGCCGCCGGCCAGCACGAGCGTCGCGTCGAAGTCCACCGACGCGCGGTCGTCGCCCGGCGAGATCCACAGGCACGCGCCGCCGACCTGCGCGGTGCGGGCGATCGCCGCGGCCAGCAGGTCGGCCGCCGCGTCGTCGAGCGAGTTCATGGGCTCGTCGAGCAGCGTCAGCCGCGGCTCGTGCAGGAACGCCATCGCCACGCGCAGCCGCTGGCGCTGACCCATCGACATGCGGTCGGTGCGCGCACCCTCGAGGTCGTGCAGCGCGAAGTCGGCCATCGACCGCTCGACGGCCGCGCGGCGCCGCGCGGCCGGCAGCAGGGCCAGGCGCGACCACAGGTCGAGGTGCTGGCGGACCGTCAGCCGCGCGTAGAGCCCCCGGTCGCCGGCCGACAGGAACCCGACGCGCCGCTGCACGGCCTCGCGGTCGCGGACCGGGTCGTGGCCCTCGACGCGGACGGTGCCCGCCTCGGGCAGCACGAGCCCGGCGATCACCCGGATCAGCGTGGTCTTGCCCGCGCCGTTGGCGCCGACGATCCGCGTGCGCGAGCCCGCGCGCACCGTGAGCGACACGGCGTCGAGCACCGGGCGCTCGAGCCGCGGCCACCGCTTCGTCAAGCCCTCGACGACCAGGATCTCGGCATCGTCGCGGGCGGCCCCGCGCGGACCCGGCAGCGGGTCGGGCGACTGCTCGCGGATGGCCGGCATGGAGATCCGCGAGCTTAGACCCCGCCTCAGCCGGAGGCCCCGCGGTGGTCGCTACAGCCCGCGACGGGCCAACATGTAGGGCACGGTCCGCGCCAGGATCTTGAAGTCCTGGAACAGGCTCCACGTCGTCACGTACAGGTAGTCGATCTTGACCATCTCGTGCATCGGCACGCGCGAGGAGCCCATGATCTGCCAGTGACCCGTCATGCCCGGCGTCAGGTGCAGCCGCCGCCGGTCATAGCCCGTGATGACCTTGTCCTCGCTGCGGATGAGCGGCCGCGGCCCGACGAGCGACATCTCGCCGCGCAGCACGTTGATGAGCTGGGGCAGCTCGTCCAGCGAGGACTGGCGCAGCCGGCGGCCCATGCGGGTGATCCGCGGGTCGTCGGCGATCTTGAACAGCCCGTCGGCCTCGTTGTGGGCCATGAGATCGTCCTTGCGCTGCTCGGCGTCGGTGACCATCGAGCGGAACTTGAAGATGCGGAAGAGGTGGCCGTCGCGACCGATGCGCTCCTGGCGGAAGAAGACCGGCCCGCGCGAGTCGAGCTTGATGAGCGCTGCGATGACGGCGAACAGGGGCGCGAGGAACACGAGGCCCACGAGCGCGCCGACCACGTCGAACGCGCGCTTGACCAGGCGCGAGGAGCGCGACAGCGCGAACTCGCGCACACCGAGCAGGGTCATGCCGCCCAGGTCGTCACAGACCACCGTGTTGCCCACGACGTCGAAGACGTGCGGGACGATGCTCACCCGGACGCCGAGCGCCTTGGCCGCGCGGATGAGGTCGACGGTGACCTGCGGGTTGGTCTGGCTCGGCACGACGAGCACGCGGTGGGCGTCGAGCTGGTGGATGAGGTGCCCGAAGGTGTCCTGGTCGACCGGGCGCTCCTCCGAGGAGAAGTCCGACACGCGCTGCAGCGACATGCGGCCCACGAGCTTGGCGTGGATGCCGGCCATCTCGAGCTTGTGCTGGACGCGCCCGTAGGTGACCGCGTCGCCGACGAGCAGCAGCCGCTCCTCGGCCACGCCCCGCGAGGCCACGGCGCGGGCGACCCAGCGGAAGCCGAGGCCGAAGGCCAGCAGCGTGGCCCACAGGACCAAGGCCTGGGACTTGCCCAGGGTGCCGTTGATGACGATGCCGTCGACCATCCACACGGCCATCGTGTAGAGCGTGGCCAGCTCGAGCATCGCCGGGGCCTCTTCCAACGTCGTCTTGTGGACGAGCAGCTCGTCGCGGTCGTACAGACCGCTGAGCTTGGAGGCCAGGATCACCAGCGGCAGGCCGACCAGGACGGTGACGCTGAGGTGGTCGTCGCCCAGCAGGTCGACGCAGACGACCAGGGCGACGAGGGCGGAGAGCGCGTCGGCGGTGGCGAGCCACAGCCGGTAGTGGCGATCGCGATGCGCCACGGCGGCGTTCGGCCGGGGCGCCTCTTCGATGGGTCGGGGAAGCGGCCGGAGGCCGGTGATGCGACGCAGGGTCACCGTGCGCCGACGTCGGACGTCGGGCACGCGAAGATCAACTCGCGAGGAAATCGTTCTGCCGTTCGTTTGCGCTTGGACGTGCCGTGTTGCGCCTCCTGGAGCTTCGGTCACACCGGCCCCCTCGGCCACGACTGGTCACATGCGTCGCCGTTCGGGGGCGCACGCCAGACCTCGTGCTCCAAGGTATCGAGGCCCGGCGGGGTTCTCCAGCTACATGCTGTCGCCCCTTCCTAGAGCACCGATAGACCCCGAGTCCAGCCACATTTGCGGTGACTTGACCCCAGGTGACACCAAACCTCCCCATCGGTCCCCGGTCTGCACAGGGCCCGGGTGCGTTGCAAGCGTTCTTGCGCATCCGACGCTGACCGGGGACGGGAGGGTCATGTCACCGATCCCGTGCGTTCACCGTCTGCGTCAGGACCTTCTCGGGGTCAGTTCGTGCGACGTTGCACAGGTCGCCGCCGCCGGACCGCAGCAAATCTGCCGAGCCGGGCCCGCCGATCCTCCACGGCCATCTCCGCCCACCCCGGCCACGAGCGCGCCATACCAACCTGAACATGACCAGAACTTGCGCTCGCGCCGGCACGCGAGCTGACCCGGTCGGGTGAGGCGGCACCCGCCGCCGTGGGTGCTCAGCCGATGCCGAAGCCCACGCGCTGCTCGTCCTTCTCGACGCGCAGCCAGAGGACGTGCTCGAGGTTGAGCCGGATCGACCCGTCCTCGGCGTCGACGTCGTGCCAGCCCTCGGTCCCGAGGGCGTCACGGAGCCGCGACAGCTCAGCGTCGCTGACGCGGGTCGCCAGCGGGGGCTGGCCTGGAAGCCGATCGAGATGCGCTGAGCCATGCCCAGAGCCTACTTGCCTTCAGACCCGACTAGTGATCCACGGGCTGGACGATCTCCGTCAGCACCCCGCCGGTGGACGCCGGATGCAGGAAGGCGACGTGCGACCCGCGGATGCCGATCCGGAACTCCTCGTCGATGAGGCGCATCCCGGCGGCCTTGAGGTCGGCCAGCGCCCGCTCGATGTCGGGGACCTGGTAGGCGATGTGGTGCATGCCGGGCCCCTTGCGGGCCAGGAACTTGCCCACGGGCGTGTCGGGGCCCAGGGGCGACAGCAGCTCCACGTGGTTCTCGCCCACGTCGAGCAGGACGGCGTCGACGCCCTGGTCGATCACCGCCTCGCGGTACACCAGCTCCATCCCGTAGGTGGACTCGTACAGGGCGATGGCGGCGTCGAGGTCCTCGACGGCGATCCCCACGTGGTCGATGCGCGCGAACATGGCGCGCGACCTTACCCGCCGGACCGGGGCACGCGCCGCCGGGCGGCGGCTACTGTCCAGGCATGCGGTCGGTCGTGCTCTGTGTCCTGCCCGCGCTGGTCGCGGTGGCCGTCGGGTGCGGCGGCGGCTCCTCGGGCCGGACCGACACCGCGCAGCAGGCGCTGCAGCTCGGCCGCCCCGGCTCGGCGTGGCGGGCGCTGACGCCCGCCCAGCAGCTCGACGCGGTCAAGGACTGCCGACTGGGCGCCGCGGTGGCCGCCAGTACCGCCAGCGGCTCCGGGCCCGCCTTCTTCAGCGACCGCTACCGGGCCATCCAGCGCCTGCAGGAGTCGACGCTGACCACCGCGCTGGACCGCTGGTTCGCGGCCGCCGGCCATGCCGGTCAGAGCTTGCAGGAGGGCTGCACGGCGGTCGCCGAGCGCCTCGCGGACATCCCATCCGTGGCCCGGCGGCCCCACGTCGAGTTCGCCCTCCCGGTCACCGGCGGCAAGGGGCCGCTCGGCCTCGAGGTGGCCGGCCCCGACATCGAGCTCGTCGGGCGCGTGAGCCCCTCGGGCGCGCGTGTGACGCTCTCGCGCCCCGGCGACCGCGCCCGCAGCACGGCGACCTGGCGCATCGATCAGCGGGGCGACACCGTGCGCGTCTCGCTGCGCTCGATCCCGCTCGGCGTCTCCTACCTGCGCGTCGACGTGGCCGGCCCGGGCGTGCGGCGCGCCGGGCGCCTGCTGGTCATCGACCGCTCCCACGCGCCGTCGCGGCGCCCGCCGCGCACGTTCGCGCCCGTGCTGCTGCGCGGCACGACGTCGCGCACGCTGTCGGTCCTCTACATCCCGCGCGCCGCCCGGGCGACCGTGCGC from the Baekduia soli genome contains:
- a CDS encoding sugar transferase encodes the protein MAHRDRHYRLWLATADALSALVALVVCVDLLGDDHLSVTVLVGLPLVILASKLSGLYDRDELLVHKTTLEEAPAMLELATLYTMAVWMVDGIVINGTLGKSQALVLWATLLAFGLGFRWVARAVASRGVAEERLLLVGDAVTYGRVQHKLEMAGIHAKLVGRMSLQRVSDFSSEERPVDQDTFGHLIHQLDAHRVLVVPSQTNPQVTVDLIRAAKALGVRVSIVPHVFDVVGNTVVCDDLGGMTLLGVREFALSRSSRLVKRAFDVVGALVGLVFLAPLFAVIAALIKLDSRGPVFFRQERIGRDGHLFRIFKFRSMVTDAEQRKDDLMAHNEADGLFKIADDPRITRMGRRLRQSSLDELPQLINVLRGEMSLVGPRPLIRSEDKVITGYDRRRLHLTPGMTGHWQIMGSSRVPMHEMVKIDYLYVTTWSLFQDFKILARTVPYMLARRGL
- a CDS encoding ATP-binding cassette domain-containing protein, with amino-acid sequence MPAIREQSPDPLPGPRGAARDDAEILVVEGLTKRWPRLERPVLDAVSLTVRAGSRTRIVGANGAGKTTLIRVIAGLVLPEAGTVRVEGHDPVRDREAVQRRVGFLSAGDRGLYARLTVRQHLDLWSRLALLPAARRRAAVERSMADFALHDLEGARTDRMSMGQRQRLRVAMAFLHEPRLTLLDEPMNSLDDAAADLLAAAIARTAQVGGACLWISPGDDRASVDFDATLVLAGGRLEPR
- the mce gene encoding methylmalonyl-CoA epimerase — translated: MFARIDHVGIAVEDLDAAIALYESTYGMELVYREAVIDQGVDAVLLDVGENHVELLSPLGPDTPVGKFLARKGPGMHHIAYQVPDIERALADLKAAGMRLIDEEFRIGIRGSHVAFLHPASTGGVLTEIVQPVDH